One Kitasatospora sp. NBC_01287 DNA window includes the following coding sequences:
- a CDS encoding ATP/GTP-binding protein yields MTDSQAAPAAVKILIAGGFGVGKTTLVGSVSEVAPLRTEEYLTRASVGVDFLDGVDSKDTTTVALDFGRITIGPELVVYLFGTPGQERFWFMWNDLVNGALGGVVIADTRRLESSFASIDFFESRQIPFVVAINCFDGVNSRASAEIRAALDLDPQVPLLIGDARSRPFGRDVLLALVDHLINQPALV; encoded by the coding sequence ATGACTGACAGTCAGGCGGCTCCGGCCGCCGTAAAGATCCTGATCGCGGGCGGCTTCGGCGTCGGCAAGACCACGCTGGTGGGCTCGGTCAGCGAGGTCGCCCCGCTGCGCACCGAGGAGTACCTGACCCGGGCCAGCGTCGGCGTCGACTTCCTGGACGGGGTGGACTCCAAGGACACCACCACCGTCGCGCTCGACTTCGGCCGGATCACCATCGGCCCCGAGCTGGTGGTCTACCTCTTCGGCACCCCGGGCCAGGAGCGCTTCTGGTTCATGTGGAACGACCTGGTGAACGGCGCGCTGGGCGGGGTGGTGATCGCCGACACCCGGCGACTGGAGAGCAGCTTCGCCTCGATCGACTTCTTCGAGAGCCGACAGATCCCGTTCGTGGTGGCGATCAACTGCTTCGACGGGGTCAACAGCCGCGCATCTGCCGAGATCCGAGCCGCGCTGGACCTGGACCCCCAGGTGCCGCTGCTGATCGGGGACGCGCGCTCGCGGCCGTTCGGGCGGGACGTGCTGCTCGCCCTGGTCGACCACCTGATCAACCAGCCTGCCCTCGTCTGA
- a CDS encoding G1 family glutamic endopeptidase, protein MPAPCRRALAASAALAAALGTPLPALAAAGPGLVRAPMVATSPHLTGPHGPVAQGTSTNWSGYAATGAKFTSVSASWVQPAGQCGSTDTWSSFWVGLDGDGSDSVEQTGSEVDCSGGSPQYYSWYEMYPAYPVSYNDPVAAGDHFTASVTESGSGSFTLKLSDTTQGWSHTIHKTLHNPALASAEIIAEAPSTASGPLPLTDFGQVQFSDASANGKPIGSFDPENITMAEHDGTTLATTSALTTQNAFSVAWQHS, encoded by the coding sequence ATGCCCGCCCCCTGCCGCCGCGCCCTGGCCGCCTCCGCCGCCCTGGCGGCGGCCCTCGGCACCCCCCTGCCCGCTCTCGCCGCCGCCGGCCCCGGCCTGGTCCGGGCGCCGATGGTGGCCACCTCCCCTCACCTGACCGGTCCGCACGGCCCGGTCGCCCAGGGGACCAGCACCAACTGGTCCGGCTACGCCGCGACCGGTGCCAAGTTCACCAGCGTCAGCGCGAGCTGGGTCCAGCCCGCCGGACAGTGCGGCAGCACAGACACCTGGTCCAGCTTCTGGGTCGGCCTGGACGGGGACGGCAGCGACTCGGTCGAGCAGACCGGCAGCGAGGTCGACTGCTCCGGCGGCTCCCCGCAGTACTACTCCTGGTACGAGATGTACCCGGCCTACCCGGTCAGCTACAACGACCCGGTGGCGGCGGGCGACCACTTCACCGCCTCGGTCACCGAGTCCGGCAGCGGCTCCTTCACCCTGAAGCTCTCGGACACCACCCAGGGCTGGAGCCACACCATCCACAAGACCCTGCACAACCCCGCGCTGGCCTCCGCCGAGATCATCGCCGAGGCGCCGTCCACCGCGAGCGGGCCGCTGCCGCTGACCGACTTCGGCCAGGTGCAGTTCAGCGACGCCAGCGCCAACGGCAAGCCGATCGGGAGCTTCGACCCCGAGAACATCACCATGGCCGAGCACGACGGCACCACCCTGGCGACCACCTCCGCGCTGACCACGCAGAACGCCTTCTCGGTGGCCTGGCAGCACAGCTGA
- a CDS encoding G1 family glutamic endopeptidase, whose amino-acid sequence MSATPRRTLAIAAALTAVLGSAAPALAVGAPALVNAPMAVASHHLTAHGGTVNSTSSNWSGYSATGSKFTSVSASWVQPAASCNGDDTYSSFWVGLDGDGSNSVEQTGSEVDCSGGSPQYYSWYEMYPAYPVNFSNTVRPGDHFTASVTESGSGAFVLKLSDTTQGWSKTENKTLKNAALASAEVIAEAPSDSSGALPLTNFGKINFTSATANGQPIGNFSPDQITMASGGTTLASTSALSGGNAFSVTWKAEG is encoded by the coding sequence ATGTCCGCAACTCCTCGCCGTACCCTGGCCATCGCCGCCGCACTCACCGCGGTCCTCGGCAGCGCCGCGCCCGCCCTCGCCGTCGGCGCACCCGCGCTGGTCAACGCGCCGATGGCGGTCGCCTCGCACCACCTCACCGCGCACGGCGGGACCGTCAACAGCACCAGCAGCAACTGGTCCGGCTACTCCGCCACCGGCTCCAAGTTCACCAGCGTCAGCGCCAGCTGGGTGCAGCCGGCGGCCAGTTGCAACGGCGACGACACCTACTCCAGCTTCTGGGTCGGCCTCGACGGGGACGGCAGCAACTCGGTCGAGCAGACCGGCAGCGAGGTCGACTGCTCCGGCGGCTCCCCGCAGTACTACTCCTGGTACGAGATGTACCCGGCCTACCCCGTGAACTTCAGCAACACGGTCCGCCCCGGCGACCACTTCACCGCCTCGGTCACCGAGAGCGGCAGCGGCGCCTTCGTGCTGAAGCTCTCGGACACCACCCAGGGCTGGTCGAAGACCGAGAACAAGACCCTGAAGAACGCGGCCCTCGCCTCCGCCGAGGTCATCGCCGAGGCGCCGTCCGACTCGAGCGGCGCCCTGCCGCTGACCAACTTCGGCAAGATCAACTTCACCTCGGCCACCGCCAACGGCCAGCCGATCGGCAACTTCTCGCCCGACCAGATCACCATGGCCAGCGGCGGCACCACGCTGGCCAGCACCTCCGCCCTGAGCGGCGGCAACGCCTTCTCGGTGACCTGGAAGGCCGAGGGCTGA
- the fahA gene encoding fumarylacetoacetase: MTALQSWVPVPDGSDFPVQNLPYGVFTPRGSAEPRVGVAIGAFVLDLSAVWAGTPLGADLATGSLNRFLRRGPAEWAYVRERVTDLLTTEGERRLVEANLHRIDQVKLHLPVEVADYVDFYASEQHATNLGHIFRPDGEALLPNWKHLPVGYHGRAGTVVVSGTEIRRPSGQRKAQSDPAPVFGPSVKLDIEAELGFVVGAGSKLGEPVDVDDFAQHVFGAVLLNDWSARDIQAWEYVPLGPFLGKSFATSISPWVVPLAALEAARVATPVQQPQPLPYLVEKEPWGLDIDLAVRLNGSVVSRPPYAGMYWSPAQMLAHTTANGASLRTGDLYGSGTISGPEADQRGSLIELTWNGRDQLTLPDGESRTFLQDGDTVTMTATAPGADGVRIGFGEVSGTITG; the protein is encoded by the coding sequence GTGACAGCCCTCCAGAGCTGGGTCCCGGTGCCGGACGGCTCCGACTTCCCGGTGCAGAACCTGCCCTACGGCGTCTTCACCCCGCGCGGGTCGGCCGAACCGCGGGTCGGGGTGGCGATCGGCGCGTTCGTGCTCGACCTCTCGGCGGTCTGGGCCGGCACCCCGCTCGGCGCCGACCTGGCCACCGGCTCGCTCAACCGGTTCCTGCGCCGGGGCCCGGCCGAGTGGGCCTACGTGCGCGAGCGGGTCACCGACCTGCTGACCACCGAGGGCGAGCGACGCCTGGTGGAGGCCAACCTCCACCGGATCGACCAGGTGAAGCTCCACCTTCCGGTGGAGGTGGCCGACTACGTGGACTTCTACGCTTCGGAGCAGCACGCCACCAACCTGGGCCACATCTTCCGGCCCGACGGTGAGGCGCTGCTGCCGAACTGGAAGCACCTGCCGGTCGGCTACCACGGGCGCGCGGGCACCGTGGTGGTCTCCGGCACCGAGATCCGCCGCCCGAGCGGGCAGCGCAAGGCGCAGAGCGACCCGGCACCGGTCTTCGGCCCCTCGGTGAAGCTGGACATCGAGGCCGAGCTCGGCTTCGTCGTCGGCGCCGGCTCGAAGCTGGGCGAGCCGGTGGACGTCGACGACTTCGCGCAGCACGTCTTCGGCGCCGTACTGCTCAACGACTGGAGCGCGCGCGACATCCAGGCCTGGGAGTACGTGCCGCTCGGCCCGTTCCTCGGCAAGTCCTTCGCGACCTCCATCTCCCCCTGGGTGGTGCCGCTGGCCGCGCTGGAGGCCGCCCGGGTGGCCACCCCGGTGCAGCAGCCGCAGCCACTGCCCTACCTGGTGGAGAAGGAGCCCTGGGGGCTGGACATCGACCTGGCGGTGCGGCTGAACGGCTCGGTGGTCTCCCGCCCGCCGTACGCCGGGATGTACTGGTCGCCGGCCCAGATGCTGGCGCACACCACGGCCAACGGCGCCTCGCTGCGCACCGGTGACCTCTACGGCTCGGGCACGATCTCCGGCCCCGAGGCGGACCAGCGCGGCTCGCTGATCGAGCTGACCTGGAACGGGCGCGACCAGCTCACCCTGCCGGACGGGGAGAGCCGGACCTTCCTGCAGGACGGCGACACCGTGACGATGACCGCCACCGCACCGGGCGCGGACGGCGTGCGGATCGGGTTCGGCGAGGTGAGCGGCACCATCACCGGCTGA
- a CDS encoding homogentisate 1,2-dioxygenase, producing MAYYRTVGTVPPKRHTQHRNEAGGLYYEELMGEEGFSSDSSLLYHRAIPSALVDSRIWALPDGKPEPNHPLKPFHFKLHDLFPGEQWRQTDAVRGRRVVLANADVRIAYVACGAPSPLYRNAIGDECVYVESGSGTVETVFGSLEVGQGDYVVLPRATTHRWLPTGEQPLRLYAIEANSHITPAKRYLSKYGQLLEHAPFCERDLRGPVGPLLAGDAERDEDTEIYVKHRGNGSSGIAGTVFVTPTHPFDVVGWDGCLYPYAFNISDYEPITGRIHQPPPAHQVFEGNNFVICNFVPRKVDYHPLSIPVPYYHANVDSDEVMFYCGGDYEARKGSGIGQGSISLHPGGHTHGPQPGAYERSIGAEFFDELAVMVDTFRPLEVAEGGRASDDGKYAWSWSGRGPQDGGKQQ from the coding sequence ATGGCGTACTACCGCACCGTCGGCACGGTGCCGCCCAAAAGGCACACGCAGCACCGCAACGAGGCCGGCGGCCTCTACTACGAGGAGCTGATGGGCGAGGAGGGCTTCTCCTCCGACTCCTCGCTGCTCTACCACCGCGCCATCCCCTCCGCCCTGGTGGACAGCCGGATCTGGGCGCTGCCGGACGGCAAGCCGGAGCCGAACCACCCGCTGAAGCCCTTCCACTTCAAGCTGCACGACCTCTTCCCGGGCGAGCAGTGGCGGCAGACCGACGCGGTGCGCGGGCGCCGGGTGGTGCTCGCCAACGCCGACGTGCGGATCGCCTACGTCGCCTGCGGGGCGCCCTCCCCGCTCTACCGCAACGCCATAGGCGACGAGTGCGTCTACGTGGAGTCCGGCAGCGGCACGGTCGAGACGGTCTTCGGCTCGCTGGAGGTCGGCCAGGGCGACTACGTGGTGCTGCCCCGCGCCACCACCCACCGCTGGCTGCCGACCGGCGAGCAGCCGCTGCGGTTGTACGCGATCGAGGCCAACAGCCACATCACCCCGGCCAAGCGCTACCTCTCCAAGTACGGCCAGCTCCTGGAGCACGCGCCGTTCTGCGAGCGCGACCTGCGCGGGCCGGTGGGGCCGCTGCTGGCCGGGGACGCCGAGCGCGACGAGGACACCGAGATCTACGTCAAGCACCGGGGCAACGGCTCCTCGGGCATCGCCGGCACCGTCTTCGTCACCCCGACCCACCCCTTCGACGTGGTGGGTTGGGACGGCTGCCTCTACCCGTACGCCTTCAACATCAGCGACTACGAGCCGATCACCGGCCGGATCCACCAGCCGCCGCCGGCCCACCAGGTCTTCGAGGGCAACAACTTCGTGATCTGCAACTTCGTGCCGCGCAAGGTGGACTACCACCCGCTCTCCATCCCGGTGCCGTACTACCACGCCAACGTGGACAGCGACGAGGTGATGTTCTACTGCGGCGGCGACTACGAGGCGCGCAAGGGCTCGGGCATCGGCCAGGGCTCCATCTCGCTGCACCCCGGCGGGCACACCCACGGTCCGCAGCCCGGCGCCTACGAGCGCTCGATCGGCGCCGAGTTCTTCGACGAGCTCGCGGTGATGGTGGACACCTTCCGCCCGCTGGAGGTCGCCGAGGGCGGGCGGGCGAGTGACGACGGCAAGTACGCGTGGAGTTGGAGCGGGCGCGGCCCGCAGGACGGTGGCAAGCAGCAGTGA
- a CDS encoding extracellular solute-binding protein, whose protein sequence is MRRGIAASALVAALAVSLAACGSNGSGSSSASGPVTITYWDTSNATNEAPNYQAVVQKFEAANPTIKVNFVNVPFDQAQNKLQTAMSSKGAPDVFRSDVGWTAAFAKGGYLTPLDGTAALPNAGVFQPSLIKQAQYQGKTYGVPLVTDTLGLLYNKALFAKAGITAAPTTWDELKADAATVKDKTGVDGFEMRAGDGYYAMPLLFGEGSDMVDAANKKITVNSPEAVKAINTYQSLFTAPGTVKADITSDGYAHMMDAFNSGKVAAIINGPWEITNIYKGSAFTDHTNLGIAAVPAGSTGKAGAPTGGHNIAVYAGSDAAHQAAAEKFAAFMTSADSESFIAEKNSTLPTRSDAFTADVKSDPGIAGFQQILSSAQPRPALPEYASLFTSLGTNLAQVATGQKGVQAGLDATAQDYAKILPDFAKQ, encoded by the coding sequence ATGCGGCGTGGCATCGCGGCCTCCGCCCTTGTCGCGGCCCTCGCGGTCTCTCTCGCGGCCTGCGGCAGCAACGGCTCCGGTTCGTCCTCGGCCTCCGGCCCGGTGACCATCACCTACTGGGACACCTCCAACGCCACCAACGAGGCGCCGAACTACCAGGCCGTGGTGCAGAAGTTCGAGGCGGCCAACCCGACCATCAAGGTCAACTTCGTCAACGTGCCGTTCGACCAGGCGCAGAACAAGCTGCAGACGGCGATGAGCAGCAAGGGCGCCCCGGACGTCTTCCGCTCCGACGTCGGCTGGACCGCCGCCTTCGCCAAGGGCGGCTACCTGACCCCGCTCGACGGCACCGCCGCGCTGCCGAACGCCGGCGTCTTCCAGCCCAGCCTGATCAAGCAGGCCCAGTACCAGGGCAAGACCTACGGCGTGCCGCTGGTCACCGACACCCTGGGCCTGCTCTACAACAAGGCGCTCTTCGCCAAGGCCGGCATCACCGCCGCGCCCACCACCTGGGACGAGCTGAAGGCCGACGCCGCCACGGTCAAGGACAAGACCGGCGTCGACGGCTTCGAGATGCGGGCCGGTGACGGCTACTACGCGATGCCGCTGCTCTTCGGCGAGGGCAGCGACATGGTGGACGCCGCCAACAAGAAGATCACCGTCAACTCGCCCGAGGCCGTGAAGGCGATCAACACCTACCAGTCGCTGTTCACCGCGCCCGGCACGGTCAAGGCCGACATCACCTCCGACGGCTACGCCCACATGATGGACGCCTTCAACAGCGGCAAGGTCGCGGCGATCATCAACGGCCCGTGGGAGATCACCAACATCTACAAGGGCTCGGCCTTCACCGACCACACCAACCTGGGCATCGCCGCCGTCCCGGCCGGCTCCACGGGCAAGGCCGGCGCCCCCACCGGCGGCCACAACATCGCGGTCTACGCCGGTTCGGACGCCGCCCACCAGGCCGCAGCCGAGAAGTTCGCCGCCTTCATGACCTCGGCCGACAGCGAGTCGTTCATCGCGGAGAAGAACTCCACCCTGCCGACCCGCTCCGACGCCTTCACCGCCGACGTCAAGTCCGACCCGGGCATCGCCGGCTTCCAGCAGATCCTGTCGTCGGCCCAGCCGCGTCCGGCGCTGCCCGAGTACGCCTCGCTCTTCACCTCGCTGGGCACCAACCTGGCCCAGGTGGCCACCGGTCAGAAGGGTGTGCAGGCCGGCCTGGACGCCACCGCGCAGGACTACGCCAAGATCCTGCCGGACTTCGCCAAGCAGTAG
- a CDS encoding carbohydrate ABC transporter permease encodes MAALAQRLKLSYSKYWYAYAMVAPVVIVLGVLVAYPLGRGIYLTLTDANSLNVGHTVGVNHIPDTFTFVGLHNYSDILFGPGSYDRFWSHFVWTIEWTVLCVTLTVGTGLGLALLLNQKLRGRTAYRMLLVVPWAVPTFVTVFSWRLMLADGGLVNTLLGSLHLPQPSWLEDPLAQKTAAILVNTWCGVPFMMLSLLGGLQSIPAELYEAAEMDGASAWQQFRHVTLPGLRSVSSTVVLLGVIWTFNQFAIIYLLFGMNAPDVQILVTWAYQLGFGQQPRDYAQSASYGIILLSILIVFTGFYQRWLKRNDQTAI; translated from the coding sequence ATGGCAGCCCTGGCGCAGCGCCTGAAGCTCTCGTACAGCAAGTACTGGTACGCCTACGCGATGGTGGCACCGGTGGTCATCGTGCTGGGCGTCCTGGTGGCCTATCCGCTGGGCCGGGGCATCTACCTGACCCTGACCGACGCCAACAGCCTCAACGTCGGCCACACGGTCGGGGTCAACCACATCCCCGACACCTTCACGTTCGTCGGGCTGCACAACTACTCCGACATCCTCTTCGGCCCCGGCTCCTACGACCGCTTCTGGTCGCACTTCGTGTGGACCATCGAGTGGACCGTGCTCTGCGTGACCCTCACCGTCGGCACCGGTCTGGGCCTGGCGCTGCTGCTCAACCAGAAGCTGCGCGGCCGCACCGCCTACCGGATGCTGCTGGTCGTGCCGTGGGCGGTGCCCACCTTCGTGACCGTCTTCTCCTGGCGGCTGATGCTCGCCGACGGCGGCCTGGTCAACACGCTGCTCGGCTCGCTGCACCTGCCCCAGCCCAGTTGGCTGGAGGACCCGCTGGCCCAGAAGACCGCCGCGATCCTGGTCAACACCTGGTGCGGGGTGCCGTTCATGATGCTCTCGCTGCTCGGCGGCCTGCAGTCGATCCCCGCCGAGCTCTACGAGGCCGCCGAGATGGACGGTGCGAGCGCCTGGCAGCAGTTCCGCCACGTCACGCTGCCGGGCCTGCGCTCGGTCTCCAGCACCGTGGTGCTGCTCGGCGTGATCTGGACCTTCAACCAGTTCGCCATCATCTACCTGCTGTTCGGCATGAACGCCCCTGACGTGCAGATCCTGGTGACCTGGGCCTATCAGCTGGGCTTCGGCCAGCAGCCGCGTGACTACGCCCAGTCGGCGAGCTACGGAATCATCCTGCTCTCCATCCTGATCGTCTTCACGGGCTTCTACCAGCGCTGGCTCAAGCGCAACGACCAGACCGCCATCTGA
- a CDS encoding sugar ABC transporter permease, translating into MTTSTTRTSTTDLAAPAPARPSARTRPAGAGRVRRRGERSRTASVLTHGVLVLAAFVAVFPVLWLAYIALGPDETDYLKPGGILHKASFANFSQVLNHTDFLTWFGNSLLVAGGTCVLGVMIAASTGYAVSRMRFPGLRPLMWSLLVTQMFPIAVLIVPMYYILAGLNLLDSYGGLILVYAGTVVPYCAWLLKGYFDTIPLEIDEAGRVDGLSPFGTFWRLILPLARPGLAVAAFYTFLTCWAEVPFASTFMLSSDKYTLAVGLTTFVSQHDSQWNLMAATAVLIAIPASAFFYLVQRHLVAGLTAGAAKS; encoded by the coding sequence ATGACCACCAGCACCACCAGGACCAGCACCACCGACCTCGCCGCCCCCGCCCCGGCCCGCCCCTCGGCGCGCACCCGGCCGGCCGGCGCCGGCCGGGTCCGCCGGCGCGGCGAGCGCAGCCGCACCGCCTCCGTGCTCACCCACGGCGTGCTGGTGCTGGCCGCCTTCGTCGCCGTCTTCCCGGTCCTCTGGCTGGCGTACATCGCGCTCGGCCCGGACGAGACCGACTACCTCAAGCCCGGCGGGATCCTGCACAAGGCGAGCTTCGCCAACTTCTCCCAGGTGCTGAACCACACCGACTTCCTCACCTGGTTCGGCAACTCGCTGCTGGTGGCCGGCGGCACCTGCGTGCTCGGCGTGATGATCGCCGCCAGCACCGGCTACGCCGTCTCCCGGATGCGCTTCCCCGGGCTGCGCCCGCTGATGTGGTCGCTGCTGGTGACCCAGATGTTCCCGATCGCCGTGCTGATCGTGCCGATGTACTACATCCTGGCCGGCCTCAACCTGCTGGACAGCTACGGCGGCCTGATCCTGGTCTACGCCGGCACCGTGGTGCCGTACTGCGCCTGGCTGCTGAAGGGTTACTTCGACACCATCCCGCTGGAGATCGACGAGGCCGGGCGGGTGGACGGGCTCAGCCCGTTCGGCACCTTCTGGCGGCTGATCCTGCCGCTGGCCCGCCCGGGCCTGGCGGTGGCCGCGTTCTACACCTTCCTGACCTGCTGGGCCGAGGTGCCGTTCGCCTCCACCTTCATGCTCAGCTCCGACAAGTACACCCTGGCCGTCGGCCTGACCACCTTCGTCAGCCAGCACGACAGCCAGTGGAACCTGATGGCCGCCACCGCGGTGCTGATCGCGATCCCCGCCTCGGCCTTCTTCTACCTGGTCCAGCGGCATCTGGTCGCCGGGCTGACCGCGGGTGCCGCGAAGTCCTGA
- a CDS encoding glycoside hydrolase family 13 protein, translated as MTQNLADTTRPTTACAALGGGSRGWWRDAVIYQVYPRSFADANGDGMGDLPGVRSRLPYLRDLGVDAVWLSPFYASPQADAGYDVADYRAVDPMFGTLLDADGLIRDAHALGLRIIVDLVPNHSSDQHEWFQRALREGPGSALRERYHFRPGNGVDGELPPNDWESIFGGPAWTRTTDPDGTRGDWYLHLFAPEQPDFNWDSPAVADEFRSILRFWLDMGVDGFRVDVAHGLVKAPGLPDLGSHDQLKLLGNDVMPFFDQDGVHEIYRAWRRILDEYPGERIAVAEAWTPTVERTANYVRPDELHQAFNFQYLGTAWDAAELRAVIDSSLAAMRPVDAPATWVLSNHDVTRHATRFANPPGGTQIRTPGDRELGLRRARAATLLMLALPGSAYLYQGEELGLPDVTDLPDEVRQDPSFFRASGQDGFRDGCRVPIPWSGSTAPFGFGPSEGGPSWLPQPAEWAALSVEAQTGDPASTLELYRAALAVRRERPELGAGSSVEWLRAPQGVLAFRREGFVCLVNTTGEPVAHPTHGRLLLASAGTVEPGLLAPDSTSWWAV; from the coding sequence ATGACCCAGAACCTGGCCGACACCACCCGGCCGACCACCGCCTGCGCCGCCCTCGGCGGCGGTTCCAGAGGCTGGTGGCGGGACGCCGTCATCTACCAGGTGTACCCGCGCAGCTTCGCCGACGCCAACGGCGACGGGATGGGCGACCTGCCCGGCGTCCGCAGCCGGCTGCCCTACCTGCGCGACCTCGGTGTCGACGCGGTCTGGCTCTCCCCGTTCTACGCCTCCCCGCAGGCCGACGCCGGCTACGACGTGGCCGACTACCGCGCGGTGGACCCGATGTTCGGCACCCTGCTGGACGCGGACGGCCTGATCCGCGACGCGCACGCGCTGGGCCTGCGGATCATCGTGGACCTGGTCCCCAACCACTCCTCCGACCAGCACGAGTGGTTCCAGCGCGCGCTGCGCGAGGGCCCCGGCTCCGCGCTGCGGGAGCGCTACCACTTCCGCCCCGGCAACGGCGTGGACGGCGAACTGCCGCCCAACGACTGGGAGTCCATCTTCGGCGGCCCGGCCTGGACCCGCACCACCGACCCCGACGGCACCCGGGGCGACTGGTACCTGCACCTGTTCGCCCCCGAGCAGCCCGACTTCAACTGGGACAGCCCCGCCGTCGCCGACGAGTTCCGCTCGATCCTGCGCTTCTGGCTGGACATGGGCGTGGACGGCTTCCGGGTCGACGTCGCGCACGGCCTGGTCAAGGCCCCGGGCCTGCCCGACCTGGGCAGCCACGACCAGCTCAAGCTGCTCGGCAACGACGTGATGCCCTTCTTCGACCAGGACGGCGTGCACGAGATCTACCGCGCCTGGCGCCGGATCCTGGACGAGTACCCGGGCGAGCGGATCGCGGTGGCCGAGGCCTGGACCCCCACCGTCGAGCGCACCGCCAACTACGTGCGCCCCGACGAGCTGCACCAGGCCTTCAACTTCCAGTACCTGGGCACCGCCTGGGACGCCGCCGAGCTGCGCGCCGTGATCGACTCCTCGCTCGCCGCGATGCGCCCGGTCGACGCCCCCGCCACCTGGGTGCTCTCCAACCACGACGTCACCCGGCACGCCACCCGCTTCGCCAACCCGCCCGGCGGCACCCAGATCCGCACCCCCGGCGACCGCGAACTCGGCCTGCGCCGGGCCCGTGCCGCCACCCTGCTGATGCTCGCGCTGCCCGGCTCCGCCTACCTCTACCAGGGCGAGGAGCTCGGCCTGCCCGACGTCACCGACCTGCCCGACGAGGTCCGCCAGGACCCCTCCTTCTTCCGCGCCAGCGGCCAGGACGGCTTCCGCGACGGCTGCCGGGTCCCGATCCCGTGGTCCGGCAGCACCGCCCCCTTCGGCTTCGGCCCGAGCGAGGGCGGCCCCAGCTGGCTGCCGCAGCCCGCCGAGTGGGCCGCGCTGAGCGTCGAGGCGCAGACCGGCGACCCGGCCTCCACCCTGGAGCTCTACCGCGCCGCGCTCGCCGTGCGCCGTGAGCGGCCCGAACTCGGCGCGGGCAGCTCGGTGGAGTGGCTGCGGGCCCCGCAGGGGGTGCTCGCCTTCCGCCGCGAGGGCTTCGTCTGCCTGGTCAACACCACCGGCGAGCCGGTCGCCCACCCGACGCACGGACGCCTGCTGCTCGCCTCGGCCGGGACGGTCGAGCCGGGCCTGCTGGCTCCGGACTCCACCAGCTGGTGGGCGGTCTGA
- a CDS encoding LacI family DNA-binding transcriptional regulator: MVAIGSGLVTTARLSDIAAQAGVSEATVSRVLNGKAGVSAATRQTVLAALDVLGYERPTRLRQRSAGLIGLITPELSNPIFPALAQVIEQVLSRHGYTPVLCTQTPGGSTEDELVELLVERGVAGIVFVSGLHADVTADHDRYAKLTGRQVPFVLVNGYSEKIAAPFISPDDRAAMAMAVQHLAELGHQRIGLAVGQRRYVPVLRKIEGFTAAVRSVLGLGAEQVEELVHHTLFTVEGGHAAAGVLLDRGCTAIICGSDLMALGAIRAVRQRGLSVPGDVSVVGFDDSPLMAFTDPPLTTIRQPVEAMAIAAVDALLEEVGGESGQRAEFMFQPELVVRGSTGARAHRGE, translated from the coding sequence ATGGTTGCAATAGGCTCTGGGCTCGTGACTACGGCGCGACTCTCGGACATCGCGGCGCAGGCGGGGGTCAGCGAGGCCACCGTCAGCCGCGTCCTCAACGGCAAGGCGGGCGTTTCGGCCGCCACCCGGCAGACCGTGCTGGCCGCGCTGGACGTGCTCGGCTACGAGCGCCCCACCCGTCTGCGCCAGCGCAGTGCCGGTCTGATCGGTCTGATCACCCCGGAGCTGAGCAACCCGATCTTCCCGGCGCTGGCCCAGGTGATCGAGCAGGTGCTCAGTCGGCACGGCTACACGCCGGTGCTCTGCACCCAGACCCCGGGCGGCTCGACCGAGGACGAACTCGTCGAGCTGCTGGTCGAGCGGGGCGTGGCGGGCATCGTCTTCGTCTCCGGGCTGCACGCCGACGTGACCGCCGACCACGACCGGTACGCCAAACTGACCGGCCGCCAGGTGCCGTTCGTCCTGGTCAACGGCTACAGCGAGAAGATCGCCGCGCCGTTCATCTCGCCCGACGACCGGGCCGCGATGGCGATGGCCGTCCAGCACCTGGCCGAACTCGGCCACCAGCGGATCGGCCTGGCCGTGGGCCAGCGCCGCTACGTGCCCGTGCTGCGCAAGATCGAGGGCTTCACGGCGGCGGTGCGCTCGGTGCTCGGGCTCGGGGCCGAGCAGGTCGAGGAGTTGGTGCACCACACCCTCTTCACCGTCGAGGGCGGTCACGCGGCCGCCGGTGTGCTGCTGGACCGAGGCTGCACCGCGATCATCTGCGGCAGCGACCTGATGGCGCTCGGCGCGATCCGCGCGGTGCGTCAGCGCGGCCTGAGCGTGCCCGGCGACGTCTCGGTGGTCGGCTTCGACGACTCGCCGCTGATGGCCTTCACCGACCCGCCGCTCACCACCATCCGCCAGCCCGTCGAGGCGATGGCCATCGCGGCGGTGGACGCGCTGCTGGAGGAGGTCGGCGGGGAGTCGGGCCAGCGCGCCGAGTTCATGTTCCAGCCCGAGCTGGTGGTGCGCGGCTCCACGGGGGCCCGCGCGCACCGCGGGGAGTAG